In the Rhodospirillales bacterium genome, one interval contains:
- a CDS encoding ABC transporter permease translates to MLRYTVQRLLMMIPTLFGVAVLVFVMLRVMPGDIVELRLRAEGAQVTPEILAMERARLGLDKPMLAQFFDWMGGLLTGDFGISMWTGRPVAHEIAIRLELSLELAILATILATLIALPLGTLAALFKDRWPDRVISVFAIAGLAVPSFWFGMIIILVLLWNFNWIPPLTFTPLLEDPVKNLSQLIWPALAVGYRYSAVATRMTRSTILEVLQEDYIRTARAKGVFERLVVARHAMRNAMLPVVTVIGLEFAFLIGGLVVTEQVFNLNGIGKLFVNVLARGDYTMIQALVMLVAAFFIFVNFVVDLLYAVLDPRIRYG, encoded by the coding sequence ATGCTTCGCTACACCGTCCAACGCCTGCTGATGATGATCCCGACGCTGTTCGGTGTCGCGGTCCTGGTGTTCGTCATGCTCCGGGTCATGCCGGGCGACATCGTGGAGTTGCGCTTGCGCGCCGAAGGCGCCCAGGTTACGCCCGAGATCCTGGCGATGGAACGCGCCCGTCTCGGGCTCGATAAGCCCATGCTCGCCCAGTTTTTCGATTGGATGGGCGGACTGTTGACCGGCGATTTTGGCATCTCGATGTGGACCGGCCGTCCGGTCGCCCACGAGATCGCGATCCGGCTCGAACTCTCGCTCGAGCTCGCGATCCTCGCCACCATTCTCGCGACCTTGATCGCGTTGCCGTTGGGCACGCTCGCCGCGTTGTTCAAGGACCGTTGGCCGGATCGCGTCATCAGCGTTTTCGCCATCGCCGGCCTTGCCGTGCCGTCATTCTGGTTTGGCATGATCATCATTTTGGTCCTGCTCTGGAACTTCAACTGGATTCCGCCGTTGACCTTCACGCCGCTGCTCGAGGATCCGGTCAAGAACCTCTCGCAACTGATTTGGCCCGCGCTCGCGGTCGGCTATCGTTATTCGGCGGTGGCGACGCGCATGACCCGCTCGACCATTCTTGAAGTCCTGCAGGAGGATTACATCCGCACCGCGCGCGCCAAGGGGGTGTTCGAGCGCCTGGTGGTCGCCCGTCACGCCATGCGCAACGCGATGCTGCCGGTGGTGACGGTGATCGGCCTCGAGTTCGCGTTCCTGATCGGCGGATTGGTGGTGACCGAGCAGGTCTTCAACCTCAACGGCATCGGCAAGCTGTTCGTCAACGTTCTGGCGCGCGGCGACTACACCATGATTCAGGCGCTGGTGATGCTGGTGGCGGCGTT